One genomic region from Streptomyces sp. NBC_00582 encodes:
- a CDS encoding alcohol dehydrogenase catalytic domain-containing protein yields MGGTMTGIVAQGGRGAADPDAFLTRTLPMPGLRPHDLLVRIHAVSANPVDTKFHARMGQGESTVLGYDAAGTVEAIGADVTEFAVGERVYYVGDVTRDGTNATYHAVDARLVGRMPRGLTFAQPAALPLTTITAWEALFDHFGLSVESTGTLLVLAGAGGSARSPSNSPSG; encoded by the coding sequence ATGGGCGGCACGATGACAGGGATCGTCGCGCAGGGAGGCCGCGGTGCCGCGGACCCGGACGCGTTCCTCACCCGCACCCTGCCGATGCCCGGGCTGCGACCGCACGACCTGCTTGTGCGGATCCACGCCGTCTCGGCCAACCCCGTCGACACGAAGTTCCATGCCCGCATGGGGCAGGGGGAGTCCACGGTCCTGGGCTACGACGCCGCAGGGACTGTCGAGGCGATCGGAGCCGATGTCACCGAGTTCGCAGTGGGGGAGCGGGTCTACTACGTCGGCGACGTCACGCGTGACGGCACGAACGCCACCTACCATGCGGTGGACGCCCGGCTCGTGGGCCGGATGCCGCGTGGTCTGACCTTCGCGCAACCCGCGGCGTTGCCCTTGACGACCATCACCGCATGGGAAGCCCTGTTCGACCACTTCGGGCTCTCCGTCGAGAGCACGGGAACCCTGCTGGTACTCGCCGGGGCGGGTGGGTCGGCTCGATCGCCCTCCAACTCGCCAAGCGGCTGA
- a CDS encoding zinc-binding dehydrogenase, translating to MIATASRPESRAWALAHGADHHDLVKEVKRAAPLGVDYILAPHTEGNVQAFAEIAVPFGRVAALDSPTALDIVPLKDKSVTWHWGKMFTRPMFETQDMAAHRRLLDRTAELVEAGTIRTTMATTLQGITADTIRRAHLEVLSGRTVGKIVLTATW from the coding sequence GTGATCGCGACGGCCTCCCGGCCCGAGTCCCGCGCGTGGGCACTTGCCCACGGCGCCGACCACCATGACCTGGTCAAGGAGGTGAAGAGGGCCGCGCCCCTGGGCGTGGACTACATCCTGGCCCCGCACACCGAGGGCAACGTGCAGGCTTTCGCGGAGATCGCCGTACCGTTCGGCCGGGTGGCCGCGCTTGATTCCCCCACGGCGCTCGACATCGTTCCCCTGAAGGACAAGTCGGTCACCTGGCACTGGGGCAAGATGTTCACCCGCCCCATGTTCGAGACACAGGACATGGCCGCGCACCGGCGGCTGCTCGACCGCACCGCCGAGCTCGTCGAGGCAGGGACGATCCGCACCACGATGGCCACCACTCTTCAGGGGATCACGGCGGACACCATCCGCCGGGCACACCTGGAGGTGCTGTCGGGAAGGACGGTCGGCAAGATCGTGCTCACCGCCACCTGGTGA
- a CDS encoding FGGY-family carbohydrate kinase, whose product MDSKRYVIGIDAGTTGCRTVIFNLRGDEIASGYKENPLRYPQAGWVECSPQAIIDNCYDSTREAIGKSGIDPQDIASVSFTMMRSSFVLRDEDGGFVRDIIMWQDLRNAEMLPWMEQQLAEHGMTADDLYDITGFPLGQVWPSSKIYWVKKHHPELYERTALIHSIHALVMKAYGADDYIDDTDDAGWWQIVDGDTFQYDHKLAGIFGVDAAKYSKNVPSGTVAGAVTREVAEKTGLAEGTPLVVGSGDHQCAAVGLGNITEGMASLVLGTAGVIVAQSEQPVRDPNRKAHVIGSALHKWEIEGHASAAASSFKWVRQTFGQLEMTAQELTGIDCYDLLTRQAAQSRPGAQGLVFVPWLAGAACPFYNADARGAFVGMTFGHNKSDIVRAAMEGVCYEMRAMIDAINQAGLPDFEFFRISGGAARSPLWNQISADVYGKPVETVKAKEATALGAAMIGAVGTGVFGSLKEAVDEMVHVVGRWEPVEANVKVYDDMYRIFDGTYHALSDRVYPAVAAAQGF is encoded by the coding sequence GTGGACAGCAAAAGATATGTGATCGGCATCGACGCGGGCACGACCGGATGCCGCACCGTCATCTTCAACCTCCGCGGCGACGAGATAGCGTCGGGCTACAAGGAGAACCCGCTGCGCTACCCGCAGGCCGGCTGGGTCGAGTGCAGCCCGCAGGCGATCATCGACAACTGCTACGACTCCACCCGTGAGGCGATCGGCAAGAGCGGCATCGACCCCCAGGACATCGCCTCCGTCAGCTTCACCATGATGCGGTCGAGTTTCGTGCTGCGCGACGAGGACGGCGGCTTCGTCCGGGACATCATCATGTGGCAGGACCTGCGTAACGCCGAGATGCTCCCTTGGATGGAGCAGCAGTTGGCCGAGCACGGCATGACGGCCGACGACCTCTACGACATCACCGGATTCCCCCTCGGGCAGGTCTGGCCCTCGTCGAAGATCTACTGGGTCAAGAAGCACCACCCGGAGCTGTACGAGCGCACCGCCCTCATCCACAGCATCCACGCCCTCGTCATGAAGGCCTACGGCGCCGACGACTACATCGACGACACCGACGACGCGGGCTGGTGGCAGATCGTCGACGGCGACACCTTCCAGTACGACCACAAGCTGGCCGGGATCTTCGGTGTCGACGCGGCGAAGTACTCGAAGAACGTGCCGTCGGGCACCGTCGCGGGCGCAGTGACCAGGGAGGTGGCGGAGAAGACCGGCCTGGCCGAGGGGACCCCCCTGGTCGTCGGCAGCGGCGACCACCAGTGCGCAGCCGTCGGTCTCGGCAACATCACCGAGGGCATGGCCTCCCTCGTGCTGGGCACGGCCGGCGTCATCGTGGCCCAGTCCGAACAGCCGGTGCGGGACCCCAACAGGAAGGCCCACGTGATCGGGTCGGCCCTGCACAAGTGGGAGATCGAGGGACACGCGAGCGCGGCGGCCAGCAGCTTCAAGTGGGTGCGCCAGACGTTCGGCCAGCTGGAGATGACCGCGCAGGAGCTGACCGGCATCGACTGCTACGACCTCCTGACCCGGCAGGCGGCCCAGTCCCGTCCGGGCGCGCAGGGCCTCGTCTTCGTCCCGTGGCTGGCCGGCGCGGCCTGCCCCTTCTACAACGCCGATGCCCGGGGCGCCTTCGTCGGCATGACGTTCGGGCACAATAAGTCCGACATCGTGCGGGCGGCGATGGAGGGCGTCTGCTACGAGATGCGCGCGATGATCGACGCCATCAACCAGGCCGGTCTTCCCGACTTCGAGTTCTTCCGCATATCCGGCGGCGCCGCACGCTCGCCACTGTGGAACCAGATCTCCGCCGACGTGTACGGCAAGCCCGTGGAGACCGTCAAGGCGAAGGAGGCCACCGCCCTGGGCGCCGCGATGATCGGCGCGGTCGGAACCGGCGTCTTCGGCAGTCTGAAGGAAGCCGTCGACGAGATGGTCCACGTGGTCGGACGCTGGGAGCCCGTCGAGGCCAACGTCAAGGTCTACGACGACATGTACCGAATCTTCGACGGCACCTACCACGCCCTGAGCGACCGGGTCTACCCGGCCGTCGCCGCGGCGCAGGGGTTCTGA
- a CDS encoding NADH:flavin oxidoreductase/NADH oxidase: MPLLFEPCTLRGVSVRNRIWLSPMCQYSCVEEDGMPHDWHLAHLGARAQTGFGLIMSEAVAVDPVGRITPQDAGLWNDRQAEGWARIVDFVHAQGAAFGFQISHAGRKASTWRGFPGEPSGVLPPDRGGWTTVAPSTREHPGRPAPRALTRDEMKDVATRFADAARRAHGAGADVLEIHAAHGYLLHEFLSPLANDRTDEYGGSFEGRVRFPLEVVEAVRKVWPDRKPLFVRVSATDWLPDAWDIEQTSRFAGLMRERGVDLVDVSSGSIAPADIPATRGYQVPLAARIREDNGIPTAAVGLILDPKQAEAVLTAGEADAVFLGRVALREAAWPLRAAQELGMPWTQAPYPGQYTRARWDAIPDV; encoded by the coding sequence ATGCCGCTTCTGTTCGAGCCCTGCACCCTGCGGGGTGTGTCCGTCCGCAACCGGATCTGGCTCTCCCCGATGTGCCAGTACTCCTGTGTCGAGGAGGACGGCATGCCCCACGACTGGCACCTGGCCCACCTGGGCGCACGGGCCCAGACCGGCTTCGGGCTCATCATGTCCGAAGCCGTGGCGGTCGATCCCGTCGGTCGGATCACGCCGCAGGACGCCGGATTGTGGAACGACAGGCAGGCCGAGGGCTGGGCCCGCATCGTGGACTTCGTGCACGCCCAGGGCGCGGCGTTCGGTTTCCAGATCTCCCATGCCGGCCGCAAGGCCTCCACCTGGCGTGGCTTTCCCGGTGAGCCGTCCGGCGTGCTGCCCCCCGACCGGGGTGGGTGGACCACGGTGGCTCCGTCCACGAGGGAACACCCGGGCCGTCCCGCGCCCCGGGCGCTGACCCGGGACGAGATGAAAGATGTCGCCACCCGGTTCGCGGACGCCGCGCGGCGCGCGCACGGGGCGGGTGCCGACGTCCTGGAGATCCACGCCGCGCACGGGTATCTGCTGCACGAGTTCCTCTCGCCCCTGGCCAACGACCGGACCGACGAGTACGGGGGATCCTTCGAGGGACGCGTGCGCTTCCCCCTGGAAGTCGTCGAAGCCGTCCGGAAGGTCTGGCCGGACCGCAAACCGCTGTTCGTGCGCGTCTCGGCGACCGACTGGCTGCCGGATGCCTGGGACATCGAACAGACCAGCAGGTTCGCGGGGCTCATGCGCGAGCGGGGCGTAGATCTGGTGGACGTGTCCAGCGGCAGCATCGCCCCCGCCGACATTCCCGCCACGCGCGGCTACCAGGTCCCCCTCGCCGCCAGGATCCGCGAGGACAACGGGATCCCCACCGCTGCCGTCGGACTGATCCTCGATCCCAAACAGGCCGAGGCCGTCCTGACGGCCGGTGAGGCCGATGCGGTCTTCCTGGGGCGCGTGGCCCTGCGGGAGGCGGCCTGGCCCCTGCGAGCCGCACAGGAACTCGGCATGCCGTGGACGCAGGCGCCCTACCCAGGCCAGTACACCCGCGCCCGATGGGACGCCATCCCGGACGTGTGA
- a CDS encoding class II fructose-bisphosphate aldolase has protein sequence MAMANTVDLVTAAQNGAYAVPAVNIVDDLSARAVVQAAEAAQSPIILQTSVKTVRSVGLTLLAAIARSAAQSVRVPVALHLDHCPDREVITQVIGAGWTSVLFDASDRSLEQARKETAEVVAEAHEAGVGVESEIENIIGVEDGVGSDEAKHSYSVGQLVEVAHETGTDMIAPQLGTAHGLYSAAPVLQFHRVESLRALTDLPVVLHGGTGLAASDFRRFIGAGISKINISTALKIAYMKAARTHLATAEATGKWEPVKMFDQISAAVTAVTLEHIDLFGSRGAATAKAVSA, from the coding sequence ATGGCGATGGCCAACACGGTGGATCTGGTGACCGCGGCACAGAACGGCGCATACGCAGTCCCCGCCGTCAACATCGTTGACGATCTCTCCGCACGGGCCGTCGTCCAGGCGGCCGAGGCGGCGCAGTCGCCGATCATCCTGCAAACCTCGGTCAAGACAGTGAGGAGCGTGGGCCTCACCCTGCTGGCGGCGATCGCCCGGTCGGCTGCGCAGAGCGTGCGCGTGCCCGTCGCGCTCCATCTCGACCACTGCCCCGACCGGGAAGTGATCACCCAAGTGATCGGGGCCGGTTGGACATCTGTCCTGTTCGACGCGTCGGACCGTTCCCTGGAACAGGCTCGGAAGGAGACCGCCGAGGTGGTGGCCGAGGCTCATGAGGCGGGCGTCGGCGTCGAGTCCGAGATCGAGAACATCATCGGTGTCGAGGACGGGGTCGGGTCCGACGAGGCGAAGCACTCCTACTCGGTCGGACAACTCGTCGAGGTTGCGCACGAGACCGGCACCGACATGATCGCCCCCCAACTCGGCACCGCGCACGGCCTGTACAGCGCGGCACCGGTCCTGCAGTTCCACCGCGTCGAGAGTTTGCGCGCGCTCACCGATCTCCCGGTCGTGCTGCACGGCGGCACCGGGCTGGCCGCGTCGGACTTCCGCCGGTTCATCGGCGCCGGCATATCAAAGATCAATATCTCCACCGCCCTCAAGATCGCCTACATGAAGGCGGCCCGGACCCATCTCGCCACCGCGGAGGCCACCGGCAAGTGGGAGCCGGTCAAGATGTTCGACCAGATCTCCGCGGCGGTCACGGCGGTGACGCTGGAACACATCGACCTGTTCGGCAGCAGGGGCGCGGCGACCGCGAAGGCGGTGTCCGCATGA
- a CDS encoding propionyl-CoA synthetase codes for MDAYADSYAASLKDPQRFWLDAAHAVTWSRTPRRALDDSRPPFYRWFPDGELNTCYNALDRHVEAGHGERPALRYDSPVTGATAAYTYAELRDEVARFAGVLRDQGVGKGDRVVVYMPMIPQAVVAMLACARLGAVHSVVFGGFAPRELAARITDAAPKILVTASCGIEPGRVIAYKPIVDEAIAASDHPPTSVVVLQRERLRADLGPRDHDWDALMANARPAPCVDVAATDPLYVLYTSGTTGRPKGVVRDNGGHAVALTWSMKNIYDIGPGDVWWSASDVGWVVGHSYIVYGPLLVGATTVLYEGKPVGTPDAGAFWRVISQYGVKALFTAPTGIRAIKRLDPQGGEVAKYDLSGFTALFLAGERLDPETYRWASSILGVPVVDHWWQTETGWAVAANPRGLQELPIKPGSPTVPMPGYDVEILSPSGEVLPPRTEGAICLRLPLPPGTLLTLWGDDDRYVESYLSRFPGHYSTGDGGYIDEDGYLFVMGRTDDVINVAGHRLSTGSMEAVLGEHPAVAECAVIGVHDALKGQVPHGLVVLKAGADVEPDTLRAELVAAVRRDIGPVAAFKEVSIVDALPKTRSGKILRKSLRAIADGRVEPTPSTIEDPGVLDVLRRVLAPPPTN; via the coding sequence ATGGACGCGTATGCCGACAGCTACGCAGCAAGCCTCAAGGACCCGCAGCGGTTCTGGCTCGATGCCGCACACGCCGTCACCTGGTCACGTACACCGCGAAGGGCGCTGGACGACAGCCGCCCACCGTTCTACCGCTGGTTCCCCGACGGGGAGCTGAACACCTGTTACAACGCGCTGGACCGGCACGTCGAGGCCGGGCACGGCGAACGGCCGGCCCTCCGCTACGATTCCCCCGTCACCGGCGCCACGGCGGCATACACCTACGCCGAACTCCGGGACGAGGTCGCACGGTTCGCCGGAGTCCTGCGCGACCAAGGTGTCGGCAAGGGCGACCGGGTGGTCGTCTACATGCCGATGATCCCGCAGGCGGTCGTCGCGATGCTCGCCTGCGCCCGGCTGGGCGCGGTGCACTCGGTCGTCTTCGGCGGGTTCGCGCCCAGGGAACTCGCCGCGCGCATCACCGACGCCGCTCCCAAGATCCTGGTCACCGCCTCCTGCGGGATCGAGCCCGGCCGGGTGATCGCCTACAAGCCGATCGTGGACGAGGCGATCGCCGCCTCGGACCACCCGCCCACCTCCGTCGTGGTGCTGCAGCGTGAGCGCCTGCGCGCGGACCTGGGTCCGCGGGACCACGACTGGGACGCGCTGATGGCGAATGCCCGTCCCGCCCCGTGCGTCGACGTGGCGGCCACCGACCCGCTGTACGTGCTGTACACCTCCGGTACGACCGGTCGGCCCAAGGGAGTGGTCCGCGACAACGGCGGCCACGCCGTGGCCCTGACCTGGTCGATGAAGAACATCTACGACATCGGCCCCGGCGACGTGTGGTGGAGCGCCTCCGACGTCGGCTGGGTCGTCGGCCACTCGTACATCGTCTACGGGCCCCTGCTGGTCGGTGCCACCACCGTCCTCTACGAGGGCAAGCCGGTCGGCACACCGGATGCCGGAGCCTTCTGGCGCGTGATCTCCCAGTACGGCGTCAAGGCACTCTTCACGGCCCCCACGGGAATCCGGGCGATCAAGAGGCTCGACCCCCAGGGAGGCGAAGTCGCCAAGTACGACCTCTCCGGTTTCACGGCGCTGTTCCTCGCGGGGGAGCGGCTCGACCCGGAGACCTACCGCTGGGCGTCGTCGATCCTGGGTGTGCCGGTGGTTGACCACTGGTGGCAGACCGAGACCGGGTGGGCGGTGGCGGCCAACCCGCGAGGACTTCAGGAACTCCCGATCAAGCCCGGGTCACCGACGGTGCCGATGCCGGGATACGACGTCGAGATCCTCAGCCCCTCCGGCGAGGTCCTGCCGCCGCGCACCGAGGGCGCCATCTGCCTCAGGCTCCCCCTGCCCCCGGGCACCCTGCTGACTCTCTGGGGAGACGACGACCGCTACGTCGAGTCGTACCTGTCCCGCTTCCCCGGCCACTACAGCACCGGAGACGGCGGATACATCGACGAGGACGGCTACCTGTTCGTCATGGGCCGCACCGACGACGTGATCAACGTGGCCGGCCACCGCCTGTCCACCGGTTCCATGGAAGCGGTCCTCGGGGAACACCCGGCGGTCGCCGAGTGCGCGGTGATCGGTGTCCACGACGCACTCAAGGGCCAGGTCCCCCATGGCCTGGTGGTCCTCAAGGCCGGCGCGGACGTCGAGCCGGACACGCTCCGCGCCGAGCTGGTCGCGGCCGTACGACGGGACATCGGACCCGTGGCCGCATTCAAGGAGGTGTCGATCGTGGATGCCCTGCCGAAGACCCGCTCCGGAAAGATCCTGCGCAAGTCGCTGCGGGCCATCGCCGACGGCCGGGTGGAACCGACACCGTCCACGATCGAGGATCCCGGCGTACTGGATGTCCTCAGGCGGGTCCTGGCGCCGCCGCCCACGAATTGA
- the deoC gene encoding deoxyribose-phosphate aldolase: MIKIRGKKIDAQSFAKMLDISLVHPDTTLDSIKELVAVCLEHNVHACCVNPNYLDYIVSELKGTDVLPNVVTDYPFGTGTLTSKVAAVEDAVRRGAVLIDPVIEFGALKNGEYDKVTKEVRELVKAAQGRETRFIVEVSRLTSDEVVAACNSVAEGGGDYVKSSTGREGGPDMAVIKLMNDTLKDSGVRIKLAGTGRFWTTAVALGCVAAGADIVGTRAGDQIIRELPLFEEIFSNIEITRD, translated from the coding sequence GTGATCAAGATTCGCGGCAAGAAGATCGACGCGCAGTCGTTCGCCAAGATGCTCGACATATCGCTGGTCCACCCCGACACCACCCTGGACTCCATCAAGGAGCTCGTGGCGGTCTGCCTCGAGCACAACGTCCACGCGTGCTGCGTGAACCCGAACTACCTCGACTACATCGTCAGCGAGCTCAAGGGCACGGACGTGCTGCCGAACGTGGTGACCGACTACCCCTTCGGCACCGGCACCCTGACCTCCAAGGTCGCCGCGGTCGAGGACGCGGTCCGGCGCGGCGCCGTCCTCATCGACCCCGTGATCGAGTTCGGGGCGCTCAAGAACGGCGAGTACGACAAGGTCACCAAGGAGGTCCGGGAGCTGGTCAAGGCCGCCCAGGGACGGGAGACCCGGTTCATCGTCGAGGTGTCCCGGCTGACCTCGGACGAGGTCGTCGCGGCCTGCAACAGCGTGGCCGAGGGCGGCGGCGACTACGTCAAGTCGTCCACCGGACGGGAGGGCGGGCCGGACATGGCGGTCATCAAACTGATGAACGACACTCTCAAGGACTCCGGAGTAAGGATCAAGCTCGCCGGGACCGGACGCTTCTGGACCACCGCCGTGGCGCTGGGCTGCGTGGCCGCCGGGGCGGACATCGTCGGGACGCGCGCGGGTGACCAGATCATCCGTGAACTGCCGCTGTTCGAGGAGATCTTCTCGAACATCGAGATCACCAGGGACTGA
- a CDS encoding DUF779 domain-containing protein: MPIRRADLTAAAGRLLRELAGEHGPLMFHQSGGCCDGSAPMCYLAGEFRTGLSDVHLGDLDVDGLDTPIPVWMSAAQFEYWKHTHLTIDVVPGRGGGFSLEAPKGVRFLIRSRVLTDDELAPPA, from the coding sequence ATGCCGATCCGGAGAGCCGATCTCACCGCTGCCGCCGGCCGGCTCCTGCGGGAGCTGGCCGGAGAGCACGGACCGTTGATGTTCCACCAGTCCGGCGGCTGCTGCGACGGGAGCGCACCCATGTGCTACCTGGCCGGGGAGTTCCGCACCGGTCTCTCGGACGTGCACCTGGGCGACCTCGACGTGGACGGGCTCGACACCCCGATCCCGGTGTGGATGTCGGCCGCGCAGTTCGAATACTGGAAGCACACGCACCTGACCATCGACGTGGTCCCCGGCCGGGGCGGCGGATTCTCGCTGGAAGCCCCCAAGGGTGTCCGCTTCCTGATCCGCTCGCGCGTACTCACCGACGACGAGCTCGCCCCACCGGCCTGA
- a CDS encoding SDR family NAD(P)-dependent oxidoreductase codes for MRSERLKGDVAVVTGAASGIDRAVALELAAHGALVACADIDDDANANTVKEIQEAGGEAFAVHMDISDSPSVKRAFQEVFDRTGKITILVNGAAVARFSQLPECSDEEWDFVMNINLSGAFRCLREVHPYMKLTGGRIVNISSTSGKSGGSWAGPHYVASKAGLIGLTKYAAGYFVSDGIRVNAVCPGVTETPLTDQGAHTDTTKAQQVGNVPMGRIAQPSDTAGAVMFLVCDESAYVTGISVDVTGGRYMYNN; via the coding sequence ATGAGGAGCGAACGACTCAAGGGCGATGTCGCCGTGGTCACCGGCGCGGCATCCGGCATCGACCGCGCGGTGGCCCTGGAACTCGCCGCGCACGGCGCGCTGGTGGCCTGTGCGGACATCGACGACGACGCCAACGCGAACACGGTCAAGGAGATCCAGGAGGCCGGCGGCGAAGCCTTCGCGGTGCACATGGACATCTCCGACTCGCCGTCCGTGAAGCGTGCCTTCCAGGAGGTCTTCGACCGGACCGGGAAGATCACGATCCTGGTCAACGGCGCGGCCGTCGCCCGGTTCTCGCAACTGCCCGAATGTTCCGACGAGGAATGGGACTTCGTCATGAACATCAACCTCTCTGGGGCGTTCCGGTGCTTGCGCGAGGTCCACCCCTACATGAAGCTCACCGGGGGCCGCATCGTCAACATCTCCTCCACGTCCGGAAAGAGCGGCGGCAGTTGGGCGGGCCCCCACTACGTGGCGTCGAAGGCGGGTCTCATCGGTCTCACGAAGTACGCCGCCGGCTATTTCGTCAGCGACGGCATCCGGGTCAACGCGGTCTGCCCCGGCGTCACCGAGACCCCGCTCACCGACCAGGGAGCGCACACGGACACCACGAAGGCCCAGCAGGTCGGCAACGTGCCGATGGGTCGGATCGCCCAGCCCTCGGACACGGCCGGCGCCGTGATGTTCCTCGTCTGCGACGAGAGCGCGTACGTCACCGGCATCTCGGTGGACGTCACTGGCGGCCGCTACATGTACAACAACTGA
- a CDS encoding GntR family transcriptional regulator, with protein sequence MLDRSSPTPLHVQLEEAIKDRIADEEWLPNKQIPSENELSATYGLSRMTARAVITRLVQQGLVYRVPGKGTFVAEPKIANRAHLPIGIQRQLDDLGISSKTILLNSSKVEAPGRVRKELGLGEGDTVYRIERLRTVHGEPLSIHLSYIPVGVCPDLGDKDLEGVQLRDVLESGYGLKPARVVESVETALASERDAQLLQVKPGFTLLQLEETNYTSSGGPFEYCHVLFRGDKMKVTFEFHRPPE encoded by the coding sequence ATGTTGGACCGATCGAGCCCGACGCCGCTGCATGTACAGCTGGAAGAGGCGATCAAGGACAGAATCGCCGACGAGGAGTGGCTGCCGAACAAGCAGATCCCCTCCGAGAACGAGCTGAGCGCGACGTACGGACTGAGCCGGATGACCGCGCGGGCGGTGATCACGAGGCTCGTCCAGCAGGGGCTGGTCTACAGGGTTCCCGGCAAGGGGACCTTTGTGGCCGAACCCAAGATCGCCAACAGGGCACACCTGCCGATCGGCATCCAGCGCCAGCTCGACGACCTGGGGATCTCCAGCAAGACCATTCTGCTGAACTCCTCCAAGGTGGAGGCGCCGGGGCGGGTGCGCAAGGAGCTGGGGCTCGGCGAAGGCGACACGGTGTACCGGATCGAGCGGCTGCGGACCGTGCACGGCGAACCGCTGAGCATCCACCTCTCCTACATCCCCGTGGGTGTGTGCCCGGACCTGGGTGACAAGGACCTGGAGGGTGTGCAGCTGCGCGACGTGCTGGAATCGGGCTACGGTCTGAAGCCGGCGCGGGTCGTCGAGTCCGTCGAGACGGCGTTGGCCAGCGAGCGCGACGCCCAACTGCTCCAGGTGAAACCCGGCTTCACCCTCCTGCAGCTTGAGGAGACCAACTACACGTCCTCGGGCGGGCCGTTCGAGTACTGCCACGTGCTCTTCCGTGGCGACAAGATGAAGGTGACCTTCGAGTTCCACCGCCCGCCGGAGTGA
- the exaC gene encoding acetaldehyde dehydrogenase ExaC, producing the protein MPQYAAPGAPQSVVAFKPRYDHFIGGEYVAPAKGEYFENPTPVTGAVFTEVARGTADDVDRAVAAAEGAAASWGRTSPAERALILNRIADRMEQHLEALAVAESWDNGKPVRETLAADIPLAIDHFRYFAAAIRAQEGGISQIDADTVAYHFHEPLGPVAQIIPWNFPILMATWKVAPALAAGNTVVLKPAEQTPASIHVLLDLIADLLPPGVLNVVTGFGVETGKPLAQHRGIRKVAFTGETTTGRLIMQYASENIIPVTLELGGKSPNVFFADVAATRDDFYDKALEGFAMFALNQGEVCTCPSRALIQSSMYEQFLADGIERVGRIQQGHPLDTETMIGAQASNDQFEKILSYIDIGRKEGAKVLTGGEQADLGGELSGGYYIQPTVFEGDNKMRVFQEEIFGPVVAVTRFDDYADAVKTANDTLYGLGAGVWTRDNNTAHRAAREIQAGRVWTNCYHAYPAHAAFGGYKQSGIGRETHKMMLEHYQQTKNVLASYSPNALGFF; encoded by the coding sequence ATGCCCCAGTACGCAGCGCCCGGCGCACCCCAGAGCGTGGTGGCGTTCAAGCCGCGCTACGACCACTTCATCGGCGGCGAGTACGTCGCGCCGGCCAAGGGCGAGTACTTCGAGAACCCCACCCCGGTCACCGGCGCGGTCTTCACCGAGGTCGCCCGCGGCACCGCTGACGACGTCGACCGCGCGGTCGCGGCGGCCGAGGGCGCCGCGGCCTCCTGGGGCCGCACGTCCCCGGCCGAACGAGCGCTGATCCTCAACCGGATCGCCGACCGGATGGAGCAGCACCTGGAAGCCCTGGCCGTCGCCGAGTCGTGGGACAACGGCAAGCCGGTCCGCGAGACCCTCGCCGCCGACATCCCGCTGGCCATCGACCACTTCCGGTACTTCGCCGCGGCCATCCGGGCGCAGGAGGGCGGGATCTCCCAGATCGACGCCGACACGGTGGCCTACCACTTCCACGAGCCACTGGGCCCGGTGGCGCAGATCATCCCCTGGAACTTCCCGATCCTCATGGCCACCTGGAAGGTCGCCCCCGCTCTGGCCGCCGGCAACACCGTCGTACTGAAGCCGGCCGAGCAGACCCCCGCCTCCATCCACGTGCTGCTCGACCTCATCGCCGACCTGCTCCCGCCCGGCGTGCTCAACGTGGTCACCGGATTCGGCGTCGAGACCGGAAAGCCCCTCGCGCAGCACAGGGGGATCCGCAAGGTGGCCTTCACGGGCGAGACCACCACCGGCCGGCTCATCATGCAGTACGCCAGCGAGAACATCATCCCGGTCACCCTGGAACTCGGCGGCAAGAGCCCCAACGTCTTCTTCGCGGACGTGGCCGCCACCCGGGACGACTTCTACGACAAGGCCCTCGAGGGCTTCGCGATGTTCGCGCTGAACCAGGGAGAGGTGTGCACCTGCCCGTCGCGAGCGCTGATCCAGTCCTCGATGTACGAGCAGTTCCTCGCCGACGGGATCGAGCGGGTCGGCCGTATCCAGCAGGGCCACCCCCTGGACACCGAGACGATGATCGGCGCACAGGCGTCCAACGACCAGTTCGAGAAGATCCTCTCCTACATCGACATCGGCCGGAAGGAGGGCGCCAAGGTCCTCACCGGCGGCGAGCAGGCCGACCTCGGCGGAGAGCTCTCCGGGGGTTACTACATCCAGCCGACCGTCTTCGAGGGCGACAACAAGATGCGGGTCTTCCAAGAGGAGATCTTCGGCCCGGTCGTCGCGGTGACCCGGTTCGACGACTACGCCGACGCCGTCAAGACCGCCAACGACACGCTGTACGGCCTCGGGGCGGGGGTGTGGACGCGCGACAACAACACCGCCCACCGCGCGGCCCGGGAGATCCAGGCCGGCCGGGTGTGGACGAACTGCTACCACGCCTACCCCGCGCACGCCGCCTTCGGCGGCTACAAGCAGTCGGGCATCGGCCGCGAGACGCACAAGATGATGCTGGAGCACTACCAGCAGACCAAGAACGTCCTCGCCTCCTACTCGCCGAACGCGCTGGGCTTCTTCTGA